The following proteins are encoded in a genomic region of Streptomyces lunaelactis:
- a CDS encoding putative leader peptide: MKRQADLTKRRAVDLCRVAAMLCRTF, translated from the coding sequence ATGAAGCGACAGGCGGATCTCACGAAGCGGCGGGCAGTAGACCTGTGCCGCGTCGCCGCCATGCTCTGTCGCACCTTCTGA